The Polyangium mundeleinium genome contains the following window.
CCGTCCTTCGCCGCTGGGACGACGCGGCAGGGCAGCCCCGCTCGGTATGGCTCGCGCTCGGCGGCGCCTTTCTCGCCGTCGAGCGTGCAGGCTCGCCCAATGCCCCGCATCGCGACGACGCGGCCCCTGGCCTGCATTGCTTCGCGCTCGGCATTCGCCCGGACGCACGCGAGCGCTTCCGCGTCACCCTCACCGAGGCGGGTTTTCCCGTCGAGCGCGAGAGCCCGTATACCCTCTACACGCGCGACCCCGACGGGAACCTCGTCGGCCTCAGCCACTTTCCCGACCCGGCTCCCTGACCCACGACCCCCCCAATGACAGGCCTGTCCCACCAGCGCTACCGCTTCGTCGCCCGCCCGGAGGACGCCGGGCAGAGGCTCGATCAGGTCCTCGCCGCGAACATCCCCGGCCTCTCGCGCCGCAAGGCCCGCGTCGCCATCGACCTCGGCGGCGTCTTCGTCGACGGCGCCCGCGTCAAGGTCGCCGGCCGCCCCATCCGGCCCGGACAAACCATCCTCGCCCACCTCGGCGGCGCGCTCGACCGGGCGACCAAGGAGGTCGGCGCCGCGGCGCGCGCCAAAGACGAGGCCACCCTTCCGCCCTTCCGCGTGGTCTACAAGGACGACGACCTCGTGGTCGTGGACAAACCCTCGGGCCTCGTCACGGCACCGACCCCCGAGAGCGACCGCGGAAACCTCGCGGATCTGCTCGGCCGCACCCTCGGCGGCACCATCTACGTCGTGCACCGGCTCGACCTCGACACGAGCGGGCTCGTGGTCTTCGCGCGGACCGAAGCGGCGAACCGCGCCCTCTCCGATCGAATTCGCGCCCATGATTTCGATCGCGTCTACCTCGCGGCGCTCCTCGGCCTCGTCGCCTGGGACGAGCGCACCATCGAGGAGCCCGTCGCCGGAAAACGCGCCGTCTCCCACGCCGCGGTGCTCGAGCGCCTCTCCCCGCCGGGCACGCCCGGCGCGACGCTGACGCGATTCCGCCTCACGACCGGCCGCACCCACCAGATTCGCCTGCACGCCCTCCACGAGGGCCACCCCGTGCTCGGGGATCGCAAGTACGGAAAGACGAGCCCGCTGGATCCGCCGCGCCTCGCGCTCCACGCGACCCGGCTCGGCTTCGTGCACCCGCGGACGGGCGAATCCCTCGCCTGGGAGAGCCCGTGGCCCGACGACCTCGCGCCCTGGCTCGAAGAATTGCGGAAGGGCACGCTCGCTCGTTGACGCCTCCCGTCCGCCATTCTATCACGGTGAGGATGCTTGCTCGACGCGCCCTCCCCCTCGCCCTCGCGTCCCTCACCAGCCTGCTCGCGCTGTCCTGCACGAAATACGAGCTCGCCCTGCACGAAAACGCCCCGCCGAGCACGTTCGCCCCGCTGCCCTCGGACGCCGCGCGGATCTGCGTCCTCCGCCCGCACGGGGTCGCCTCGCTCGTGCCCGCCGTCGTGCGCGACAATGGCCGGCTCGTCGGCATGACGAAGGGCCCGTCGTATTTCTGTTATCTCGCCGAACCAGGGTTTCACACGATCCTCACGCGGTACGGCGACGACGTCGACGCCAAGCTCGGCTCCGACGCGCTCGTCGACGCGACCCTCACCGCCGCGCCCGGGGGGCACTATTTCCTCCACCACGACGTCTCGGCGATCCTCACGCTCTCCGTCAGGTGGGTCGAGGCGACGAAGGCGAACGAGATGATCTCCGAATGCGACTACGCCGAGCTCGTCGCGGTCCCCTCGAACGAGTCCCTGCCCGCGCCCGACGAGATCGTGCAGGCGGCGCGGCCTCAATAATCGACGCGCAGCCCGAAACGCACCTGCCGCGGCGCCTGCCAGGCCACGGGTTTTCCGTACCGAGGGTTCTCGACGAGGTCCTCGGGCACATCGTCCGGCGTGCCGTCCGGGATGGCCGTCACGTTGTTGTACGTGTAATTCTGATCGACCGCCGTCTCCGTCTGGCTGCCTGCGAGGTTGTAAATCTCGACGCTCGCGCCGAGCCGGAGGTCCTTCCGGAGCATCGCCGACACGCCGAGCCGCGCGTCGATCCGGTTCACCCACGGCGTTCGCCCGGCTGCGCCGCGCGGCAGGATGTACACCTGCCCTTCCCCGTACACCGGATGCGCGCCGAGCATGCTGTACGGCGTCCCCGATCGCCCCGTATATCCGGCGCCGGCCTCCAGGATCACCCCGGCCGGCAGGACGAACTCCTTGCCCGCGTACACCTTGATCGAATGCGTGTGATCCCCGGGCAAGAGCCCCGTCCGGTTCGGATCGAGCTCGGGTGTGTCGAAATCACTCGTCACGTTCGGATCGAGCTGCCCCGTCTCCGGCACGAAAAACCCGTTGGAATTGCCGTACAGCGACGAGAACGTATAACTCGCGATCCCGACGAACCCGCCCGCGAACGGCCGCATCACCGTCAGCGAGAGCCCATTGTACACCCGCTCCGCCGGGGTCGCGAAGTCCACGGCCCCCACGCCGGGATTGCCGATCAACGCCCCGCCCGTCGACAAACGTACATCCTCGATCGCGCGGATGAGCTCGTCGCGCACGAACACGGCGCCGAGCCGCACGCCGAGCGGCGCCTCGATCTCCGCCCCCGCCGAGAATTGGTGCGACGCGGGCGCGGAGGTCTCGGGATCGACGGTACTCTGGCTGCTTTGCTTGGCGTACAGCGTGCTCGGTTGGGACGAACCCACGCCCGTCACGGCCGAATCCGACCCGCAACCGCCGTACAGATCCTCCGGCTCGTTGACGCTGCAGAGCTCCCTCCGGTGGAAGCTTGCGAGCCGTGACTCGTCGACGAGCCCTCGCACCGAGACGTTGAGCGGCACGGCCTGATAACGCATCCCGTACGTCGCGAAGATCCGCGCCCGCCCCTTCTTCGTCGGATCCCACAGGACCGCCGCGCGCGGCGCGATCATGAACGGCAGGGCGAACGCCCCGGCGCCAAACGCCTGCGCGTCGTATCGCACGCTCGCCTCGACCAC
Protein-coding sequences here:
- a CDS encoding VOC family protein, whose product is MEPPLAVHHVAVVVADLDRAERFYAGVLGLPVLRRWDDAAGQPRSVWLALGGAFLAVERAGSPNAPHRDDAAPGLHCFALGIRPDARERFRVTLTEAGFPVERESPYTLYTRDPDGNLVGLSHFPDPAP
- a CDS encoding RluA family pseudouridine synthase, with the protein product MTGLSHQRYRFVARPEDAGQRLDQVLAANIPGLSRRKARVAIDLGGVFVDGARVKVAGRPIRPGQTILAHLGGALDRATKEVGAAARAKDEATLPPFRVVYKDDDLVVVDKPSGLVTAPTPESDRGNLADLLGRTLGGTIYVVHRLDLDTSGLVVFARTEAANRALSDRIRAHDFDRVYLAALLGLVAWDERTIEEPVAGKRAVSHAAVLERLSPPGTPGATLTRFRLTTGRTHQIRLHALHEGHPVLGDRKYGKTSPLDPPRLALHATRLGFVHPRTGESLAWESPWPDDLAPWLEELRKGTLAR